The Medicago truncatula cultivar Jemalong A17 chromosome 4, MtrunA17r5.0-ANR, whole genome shotgun sequence genome includes a region encoding these proteins:
- the LOC11425714 gene encoding SUN domain-containing protein 4, translating into MHRSRKALLETRASLLHNHPIDISSSSSGKSFNFYELSLVFVLWGLLILFSLWISYTDGSEELSVGLSKWNEVNHGFCEISDTADKYFIKEIDACFPSEALIYSKAGDAEANGLVNESHNGRESGAYAVPADINKENTDSANREDHVVENSEYAVKHENDVKKSDILSRAVPLGLNEFKSRAISSKVKSGTGQSRSVIHRLEPGGAEYNYASASKGAKVLGSNKEGKGASNILSRDKDKYLRNPCSVVGKFVIMELSEETLVDTIEIANFEHHSSNLKDFEIHGSLNFPTNVWDLLGNFTASNVRHAQRFVLKEPKWVRYLKLNLQSHYGSEFYCTLSVVEVFGVDAVERMLEDLINTQDNLLASGEGNADKTILPHPDPAVIEHVHKKPLEGINSVPASDISSSKHETANIKVPDPVEEIRQQVGRMPGDTVLKILMQKVRTLDVNLFVLERYMEDLNSRYVNIFKDYSKDTGEKDIVLQKIKEDIKNLIDHQDVIAKDASDLISWKSQVSSQLNHLIQDNAVLRSEVEKVREKQVTLENKGVLVFLLCCIFSLIAVLWLSLNFAKNVYRAISVDRTNNSRKFCAGSSSSWFLLLLSCIIIIFILIL; encoded by the exons ATGCATAGATCACGTAAAGCTCTTTTGGAAACAAGAGCTTCTCTTCTTCATAATCATCCTATtgatatttcttcttcttcttctgggaaaagttttaatttttatgaactttctttggtttttgttttgtgggGTTTACTTATTCTCTTCAGCTTATGGATCAGTTACACAG ATGGATCTGAAGAGCTTTCGGTTGGATTATCAAAATGGAATGAAGTGAACCATGGATTTTGTGAAATCTCTGATACTGctgataaatattttattaaagaaatcGATGCTTGCTTTCCGTCAGAGGCTTTAATATACTCTAAAGCTGGAGATGCCGAGGCTAATGGTTTAGTTAATGAGTCGCACAATGGTAGGGAAAGTGGTGCTTATGCGGTACCTGCTgatataaataaagaaaatactGATTCTGCTAATAGAGAGGATCATGTAGTTGAGAATTCTGAATATGCAGTCAAACATGAAAATGATGTAAAGAAATCTGATATCTTATCTCGGGCTGTGCCTCTTGGTCTTAATGAATTCAAGAGCAGGGCGATCAGTTCTAAAGTTAAGTCAGGCACTGGTCAATCTCGAAGTGTAATACATAGATTGGAGCCTGGCGGTGCAGAATACAATTATGCTTCGGCATCAAAGGGAGCCAAAGTTTTAGGTTCTAATAAAGAAGGAAAAGGTGCCTCTAATATATTAAGCAGGGATAAAGACAAGTATCTTCGAAATCCGTGTTCTGTGGTGGGGAAATTTGTCATCATGGAACTTTCAGAAGAAACCTTGGTAGATACTATAGAAATAGCTAATTTTGAGCACCACTCTTCCAATTTGAAAGACTTTGAAATCCATGGAAGTCTGAACTTTCCAACAAATGTTTGGGATTTGCTTGGGAATTTTACTGCCTCAAATGTGAGGCATGCTCAAAGGTTTGTTCTTAAAGAGCCAAAATGGGTGAGATACCTGAAGTTGAATCTTCAAAGCCACTATGGTTCTGAATTTTATTGCACACTAAGCGTTGTTGAAGTTTTTGGTGTGGATGCCGTTGAGAGGATGCTGGAGGATTTAATAAATACTCAAGACAATCTACTTGCATCTGGAGAAGGTAATGCTGATAAGACAATATTGCCCCATCCTGATCCTGCTGTGATTGAACATGTTCATAAAAAACCTCTTGAGGGGATCAATTCCGTCCCTGCTTCAGATATCTCTTCTTCCAAACATGAAACGGCAAACATTAAGGTTCCTGATCCAGTTGAAGAAATCCGTCAACAAGTTGGCAGGATGCCTGGGGATACTGTTCTCAAGATCCTAATGCAGAAAGTCCGTACTCTAGatgtaaatttatttgttttggagCGGTATATGGAAGACTTAAACTCTagatatgttaatatttttaaagattACAGCAAAGACACAGGAGAAAAAGATATAGTTCTACAGAAGATCAAAGAAGACATAAAGAATCTCATTGACCATCAGGATGTTATT GCAAAAGATGCTAGTGATCTCATTTCTTGGAAGTCTCAAGTTTCTTCGCAGTTGAATCATCTGATTCAAGATAATGCTGTTTTGAG GTCCGAGGTTGAAAAGGTCCGGGAGAAGCAGGTCACTTTGGAAAACAAGGGTGTACTTGTGTTTTTATTATGTTGTATATTTTCATTGATTGCTGTGTTATGGCTATCTTTGAATTTCGCTAAGAACGTGTATAGAGCAATAAGTGTTGATAGAACAAATAACTCCAGGAAATTTTGTGCGGGCAGCAGCTCTTCCTGGTTTCTTCTATTATTGAGTTgtatcattattattttcatattaattttatGA
- the LOC11435161 gene encoding F-box/kelch-repeat protein At3g23880, which translates to MKRQYQPDLVSQQILPDELIIEIMTWLPVKPLMQFKCVNKFFKTRISNPDFVQMHLNKSSRNPHLALMWKHDFHSRTFEQFSVITFPISLLLQNMYTHLHFSRPNLRSPQRLGRYENTTLRCNPYYRLDENYHTWWVVGSCNGLLCLIDVQCFGYNDWPHEYYWLYLWNPATRTKSRRNILSFPSNFKFSFGYDISSKTYKVVAFRVDLDKERGNATSVVKVFNMADNSWRNIQCFPVLPLYWFKREKNNGVYLNGTINWLTLRDYFYSDYEIGNVSNISVAQYGIVSLDLSTESYTELLLPRGFDKVSRVQPTLVGLINCLCFCHDFKGSHLVLWKMTDFGVQESWIQLLNISYENFHSSEYLLKFETMELLPLYLSKNAETLIFANDENDTTFIYNCRDNRGEQIRITNKIWWLWAKDYVESLVPTR; encoded by the coding sequence ATGAAGCGACAATATCAACCTGATTTAGTGTCACAACAAATCCTCCCCGACGAACTTATCATAGAAATCATGACCTGGCTCCCTGTGAAACCTCTTATGCAATTCAAGTGTGTTAACAAGTTTTTCAAAACCCGCATCTCCAATCCTGACTTTGTTCAAATGCATCTCAATAAATCATCACGAAATCCACACCTTGCACTAATGTGGAAACATGACTTTCACTCCAGAACCTTTGAACAATTCAGTGTCATAACATTCCCCATTTCTCTTTTGCTCCAAAACATGTATACCCACCTTCACTTTTCCAGACCCAACTTGAGATCACCACAAAGGCTTGGACGATATGAGAATACTACCCTTCGCTGCAATCCTTACTACCGATTGGACGAGAATTACCACACATGGTGGGTTGTTGGTTCATGCAATGGATTGTTGTGCTTGATTGATGTTCAATGCTTTGGATATAATGATTGGCCTCATGAGTATTATTGGCTCTATCTATGGAACCCAGCTACAAGAACTAAATCTAGAAGAAATATATTATCTTTCCCTAGTAATTTTAAGTTCTCTTTTGGCTATGATATTTCAAGTAAAACATATAAGGTGGTAGCGTTTCGTGTGGATTTGGATAAAGAGCGTGGTAATGCAACAAGTGTGGTGAAAGTATTCAACATGGCGGATAATTCATGGAGAAACATTCAATGTTTCCCCGTGCTTCCACTTTACTGGTTTAAGCGTGAAAAGAACAATGGTGTGTATTTGAATGGTACAATTAACTGGTTGACCCTTCGCGATTACTTCTATTCTGATTATGAAATTGGTAATGTTAGCAATATTAGTGTTGCGCAATATGGGATTGTTTCACTTGATCTCTCAACTGAGTCATACACTGAATTGTTGCTTCCCCGGGGTTTTGACAAGGTGTCTCGTGTTCAGCCAACGCTTGTGGGTTTGATCAATTGTCTTTGCTTTTGTCATGATTTCAAGGGAAGCCATCTTGTTTTATGGAAAATGACAGATTTTGGAGTTCAAGAGTCTTGGATTCAGTTGCTTAACATTAGTTATGAGAATTTCCATTCAAGCgaatatttattgaaatttgaaacgaTGGAGTTATTGCCATTGTACCTTTCTAAGAATGCGGAAACATTGATATTTGCAAATGATGAAAACGACACAACATTTATCTATAATTGCAGAGACAATAGAGGCGAGCAAATTAGAATTACTAATAAAATATGGTGGTTATGGGCCAAGGATTACGTTGAAAGTTTGGTTCCAACTCGATGA